A region from the Lolium perenne isolate Kyuss_39 chromosome 4, Kyuss_2.0, whole genome shotgun sequence genome encodes:
- the LOC127294489 gene encoding uncharacterized protein isoform X2 has translation MVETRRSSAAKRPASTSTSPSPSPSASAPPPKRPKAEPPASPTSSAPGRAEEDSVTAAATGSAGLADDALTPANKDQGADKRAATAAESSRRRKETVPQQHVAPWAKLLSQCSQSPHISITVPQFCVGHSKRCNLLLKDQSVSKVLCKLMHTEQGGPCELEVTGDKGVVLLNGRAVSPGVKLPLAGGDELVFSSCGKHAYIFQHPLNDKVSKVVPSSAISLLEPPSAGVKHIHMENRTEVTSAVAGTEILASVSNQSKDLPGVPPASAGEDNQRLVQPIASSASDKSKGRCISPDKECENGENTNEANSNIEDSPMDVSATPISPDAVVNDSNRQTGFGSDAHLDEIALEDQRDLITDLNTSASLPPSRCQAFKDGMKQGIISPSDIEVTFENFPYYLSENTKNVLLSCSFLHLEKKEFIKQFSEISSINQRILLSGPAGSEIYQETLIKALAKHFGARLLVVDSLLLPGVPSKDPETQKDVVKTDKSGDRAFVEKLTILHKHRPSLADTMHFRRPVAPASSVNADIVGTSTLHSAATLPKQESSTATSKGYTFREGERVRYVGPAQPPAAIPRGPSYGYRGRVMLAFEENGSSKIGVRFDKQIPDGNDLGGLCEEDHGFFCSAELLRPDCSGGEEVERLAMTELIEVISEESKNSSLIVLLKDIEKSFTGITESFSSLKSKLELLPPGVLIIGSHTQMDSRKEKAHPGGFLFTKFASSSQTLFDLFPDSFGSRLHERNKESPKAMKHLNKLFPNKISIQLPQDEALLTSWKQQLDLDVETLKAKSNISSIRTFLSRSAIECNDLEELFIKDQSLTNESVDKIVGYAVSYHLKNNEVETSKDGKLVLTSESLKHGLDMLQSMHSDNKSSKKSLKDVATENEFEKRLLADVIPPNDIGVTFDDIGALENVKETLKELVMLPLQRPELFCKGQLTKPCKGILLFGPPGTGKTMLAKAVATEAGANFINISMSSITSKWFGEGEKYVKAVFSLASKISPSVIFIDEVDSMLGRRENPGEHEAMRKMKNEFMVNWDGLRTKDKERVLVLGATNRPFDLDEAVIRRFPRRLMVNLPDATNREKILKVILAKEELGQDTDLDSLANMTDGYSGSDLKNLCVTAAHFPIREILEKEKKEKNVAKAEGRPEPALHGSEDVRPLSLDDFKSAHEQVCASVSSDSANMNELVQWNELYGEGGSRKKKALSYFM, from the exons ATGGTGGAGACTCGCCGGAGCTCCGCCGCCAAGCGACCGGCCTCCACGTCCACGTCCCCGTCACCTTCCCCCTCCGCATCCGCCCCTCCCCCGAAGCGCCCCAAG GCGGAACCTCCGGCGTCGCCCACGTCGTCTGCGCCCGGGAGGGCCGAAGAGGACTCGGTGACGGCCGCGGCCACGGGGAGCGCCGGCTTGGCGGACGACGCCTTGACACCCGCGAATAAAG ATCAAGGAGCGGATAAGCGGGCGGCCACAGCTGCGGAGAGCTCGCGCAGGAGGAAGGAGACGGTGCCGCAGCAGCACGTGGCGCCATGGGCCAAACTGCTCTCGCAGTGCTCACAG AGTCCTCacatttctatcactgtccctcaATTTTGTGTCGGCCATAGCAAAAGATGTAATTTATTGTTGAAAGACCAATCTGTCAGCAAAGTACTTTGCAAGTTGATGCACACTGAG CAAGGAGGTCCGTGCGAGTTAGAAGTTACAGGCGACAAGGGCGTTGTCCTATTAAACGGAAGGGCTGTAAGTCCAGGCGTGAAACTTCCCCTTGCAGGAGGGGATGAACTTGTATTCAGTTCATGCGGCAAACATGCTTAC ATTTTTCAGCATCCTTTGAATGATAAAGTTTCTAAAGTGGTGCCATCATCTGCTATCAGCCTTTTAGAACCTCCATCTGCTGGTGTAAAGCATATCCATATGGAGAACCGAACAGAAGTTACTTCAGCTGTTGCAGGGACAGAGATATTAGCATCTGTGTCTAATCAATCGAAGGACCTACCAGGAGTGCCGCCTGCATCAGCTGGGGAGGACAATCAGAGACTAGTGCAACCTATTGCATCATCTGCTTCTGATAAATCAAAAGGGCGCTGCATCAGCCCTGATAAGGAATGCGAGAATGGTGAAAATACTAATGAGGCTAATTCTAACATTGAAGATTCTCCAATGGACGTTTCTGCAACTCCCATTTCTCCCGATGCTGTTGTGAACGACAGCAATCGACAAACTGGCTTTGGCTCTGATGCTCATCTTGATGAAATCG CTCTTGAAGATCAGAGGGATCTCATCACGGATCTTAACACTTCAGCCAGTTTACCACCGAGCAGATGTCAAGCCTTTAAGGACGGGATGAAGCAAGGAATTATTAGTCCAAGTGATATTGAAGTTACATTTGAGAATTTTCCTTACTACCTCAG CGAGAATACAAAGAATGTGCTCTTGTCATGTTCATTCCTACACTTGGAAAAGAAGGAGTTTATTAAACAGTTTTCCGAGATTTCATCAATAAACCAGCGAATTTTATTATCTGGTCCAGCAG GTTCTGAGATTTATCAGGAAACATTGATAAAGGCACTTGCCAAACATTTCGGTGCTAGACTACTTGTTGTCGATTCACTCCTGTTGCCTGGG GTGCCTTCAAAGGACCCAGAAACCCAGAAAGATGTTGTCAAGACTGATAAATCAGGGGACAGGGCGTTCGTAGAGAAATTGACAATTCTTCATAAGCACCGTCCTTCCTTGGCAGACACCATGCACTTTAGGAGACCTGTTGCACCAGCTTCCAGTGTGAACGCTGATATTGTGGGCACATCCACTCTACATTCTGCTGCAACTTTGCCCAAACAAGAATCCTCAACAGCTACGTCGAAGGGCTATACTTTTAGAGAAG GGGAGAGGGTGAGGTACGTGGGTCCAGCTCAGCCACCTGCAGCAATTCCTAG GGGCCCCAGCTATGGTTATCGAGGCAGAGTGATGCTTGCTTTTGAAGAAAATGGATCATCTAAGATTGGAGTCCGATTTGATAAGCAGATCCCTGATGGTAATGATCTTGGTGGTTTGTGCGAGGAAGATCATGGCTTCTTCTGCTCTG CTGAATTACTTCGCCCAGACTGTTCTGGTGGCGAAGAAGTTGAGAGGCTAGCTATGACCGAATTAATTGAG GTCATCTCAGAAGAAAGCAAAAACAGCTCTCTGATAGTGTTACTAAAGGATATCGAGAAATCATTTACTGGAATTACAGAATCATTTTCATCTTTAAAGAGCAAACTTGAATTGCTTCCACCTGGCGTTCTTATCATAGGATCACACACCCAGATGGACAGCCGTAAAGAGAAG GCACATCCTGGAGGATTTCTTTTTACAAAGTTCGCTAGTAGCAGCCAGACGCTATTTGACCTTTTCCCG GATAGCTTTGGTAGCCGGTTGCACGAAAGGAACAAAGAAAGCCCGAAAGCAATGAAACATCTAAATAAACTTTTTCCTAACAAAATTTCTATCCAGCTTCCACAG GATGAAGCACTGCTAACCAGTTGGAAGCAACAATTGGATCTTGACGTTGAAACCCTTAAAGCAAAATCCAACATCAGTAGCATTCGTACG TTTCTGAGTCGCAGTGCAATCGAATGCAATGACCTTGAAGAATTATTCATCAAAGATCAGTCGCTTACTAATGAAA GTGTTGACAAGATTGTCGGCTATGCTGTCAGTTATCATCTTAAGAACAATGAAGTCGAAACCTCCAAGGATGGTAAACTTGTTCTCACGAGCGAAAG CCTTAAGCATGGGCTCGACATGCTGCAGAGCATGCATAGTGATAATAAGAGCTCAAAAAAATCGTTGAAG GATGTTGCCACAGAGAATGAGTTTGAGAAAAGGCTTTTGGCAGATGTTATACCACCGAATGATATTGGAGTCACCTTTGATGATATTGGAGCCTTGGAAAATGTGAAGGAAACATTGAAGGAATTGGTGATGCTCCCACTCCAGAGGCCTGAATTGTTCTGCAAAGGGCAGTtaacaaag CCTTGCAAGGGAATATTGCTTTTTGGGCCTCCTGGCACTGGGAAAACGATGCTTGCTAAAGCGGTAGCAACCGAAGCAGGTGCTAACTTCATCAACATATCAATGTCAAGCATTACATCGAAG TGGTTTGGCGAAGGAGAGAAATATGTAAAGGCTGTATTTTCGTTAGCAAGTAAAATATCTCCCAGTGTTATTTTTATCGATGAG GTTGACAGTATGTTAGGAAGGAGAGAAAATCCAGGGGAACATGAAGCCATGCGCAAGATGAAAAATGAATTTATGGTAAATTGGGATGGGTTGCGCACTAAAGATAAGGAGCGGGTACTGGTTCTTGGTGCCACAAATAGACCTTTTGACCTGGATGAGGCTGTCATTAGGAGGTTCCCCCGCAG GCTAATGGTAAACTTGCCTGACGCAACAAATAGAGAGAAAATTTTGAAAGTAATTTTAGCAAAAGAAGAGTTGGGACAAGATACTGATCTGGATTCACTTGCCAATATGACTGATGGATATTCAGGAAGTGACCTGAAG AATCTATGTGTAACTGCGGCGCACTTCCCCATTCGAGAAATCCTAGAGAAGGAAAAGAAG GAGAAGAATGTAGCAAAAGCAGAAGGCAGGCCTGAGCCTGCATTGCACGGAAGCGAGGACGTCCGTCCTCTTAGTTTAGATGACTTCAAATCTGCCCATGAGCAG GTTTGTGCGAGTGTGTCATCTGATTCGGCAAACATGAATGAGCTCGTTCAATGGAACGAGCTCTATGGTGAAGGCGGTTCGAGGAAGAAGAAAGCACTGAGCTACTTCATGTGA
- the LOC127294489 gene encoding uncharacterized protein isoform X1 codes for MVETRRSSAAKRPASTSTSPSPSPSASAPPPKRPKAEPPASPTSSAPGRAEEDSVTAAATGSAGLADDALTPANKDQGADKRAATAAESSRRRKETVPQQHVAPWAKLLSQCSQSPHISITVPQFCVGHSKRCNLLLKDQSVSKVLCKLMHTEQGGPCELEVTGDKGVVLLNGRAVSPGVKLPLAGGDELVFSSCGKHAYIFQHPLNDKVSKVVPSSAISLLEPPSAGVKHIHMENRTEVTSAVAGTEILASVSNQSKDLPGVPPASAGEDNQRLVQPIASSASDKSKGRCISPDKECENGENTNEANSNIEDSPMDVSATPISPDAVVNDSNRQTGFGSDAHLDEIGKIATYKIRPVLRMIAGSTVSEFDLTGDLFKALEDQRDLITDLNTSASLPPSRCQAFKDGMKQGIISPSDIEVTFENFPYYLSENTKNVLLSCSFLHLEKKEFIKQFSEISSINQRILLSGPAGSEIYQETLIKALAKHFGARLLVVDSLLLPGVPSKDPETQKDVVKTDKSGDRAFVEKLTILHKHRPSLADTMHFRRPVAPASSVNADIVGTSTLHSAATLPKQESSTATSKGYTFREGERVRYVGPAQPPAAIPRGPSYGYRGRVMLAFEENGSSKIGVRFDKQIPDGNDLGGLCEEDHGFFCSAELLRPDCSGGEEVERLAMTELIEVISEESKNSSLIVLLKDIEKSFTGITESFSSLKSKLELLPPGVLIIGSHTQMDSRKEKAHPGGFLFTKFASSSQTLFDLFPDSFGSRLHERNKESPKAMKHLNKLFPNKISIQLPQDEALLTSWKQQLDLDVETLKAKSNISSIRTFLSRSAIECNDLEELFIKDQSLTNESVDKIVGYAVSYHLKNNEVETSKDGKLVLTSESLKHGLDMLQSMHSDNKSSKKSLKDVATENEFEKRLLADVIPPNDIGVTFDDIGALENVKETLKELVMLPLQRPELFCKGQLTKPCKGILLFGPPGTGKTMLAKAVATEAGANFINISMSSITSKWFGEGEKYVKAVFSLASKISPSVIFIDEVDSMLGRRENPGEHEAMRKMKNEFMVNWDGLRTKDKERVLVLGATNRPFDLDEAVIRRFPRRLMVNLPDATNREKILKVILAKEELGQDTDLDSLANMTDGYSGSDLKNLCVTAAHFPIREILEKEKKEKNVAKAEGRPEPALHGSEDVRPLSLDDFKSAHEQVCASVSSDSANMNELVQWNELYGEGGSRKKKALSYFM; via the exons ATGGTGGAGACTCGCCGGAGCTCCGCCGCCAAGCGACCGGCCTCCACGTCCACGTCCCCGTCACCTTCCCCCTCCGCATCCGCCCCTCCCCCGAAGCGCCCCAAG GCGGAACCTCCGGCGTCGCCCACGTCGTCTGCGCCCGGGAGGGCCGAAGAGGACTCGGTGACGGCCGCGGCCACGGGGAGCGCCGGCTTGGCGGACGACGCCTTGACACCCGCGAATAAAG ATCAAGGAGCGGATAAGCGGGCGGCCACAGCTGCGGAGAGCTCGCGCAGGAGGAAGGAGACGGTGCCGCAGCAGCACGTGGCGCCATGGGCCAAACTGCTCTCGCAGTGCTCACAG AGTCCTCacatttctatcactgtccctcaATTTTGTGTCGGCCATAGCAAAAGATGTAATTTATTGTTGAAAGACCAATCTGTCAGCAAAGTACTTTGCAAGTTGATGCACACTGAG CAAGGAGGTCCGTGCGAGTTAGAAGTTACAGGCGACAAGGGCGTTGTCCTATTAAACGGAAGGGCTGTAAGTCCAGGCGTGAAACTTCCCCTTGCAGGAGGGGATGAACTTGTATTCAGTTCATGCGGCAAACATGCTTAC ATTTTTCAGCATCCTTTGAATGATAAAGTTTCTAAAGTGGTGCCATCATCTGCTATCAGCCTTTTAGAACCTCCATCTGCTGGTGTAAAGCATATCCATATGGAGAACCGAACAGAAGTTACTTCAGCTGTTGCAGGGACAGAGATATTAGCATCTGTGTCTAATCAATCGAAGGACCTACCAGGAGTGCCGCCTGCATCAGCTGGGGAGGACAATCAGAGACTAGTGCAACCTATTGCATCATCTGCTTCTGATAAATCAAAAGGGCGCTGCATCAGCCCTGATAAGGAATGCGAGAATGGTGAAAATACTAATGAGGCTAATTCTAACATTGAAGATTCTCCAATGGACGTTTCTGCAACTCCCATTTCTCCCGATGCTGTTGTGAACGACAGCAATCGACAAACTGGCTTTGGCTCTGATGCTCATCTTGATGAAATCGGTAagattgcaacttataagataaggCCAGTTCTGAGGATGATTGCAGGGTCAACTGTATCCGAGTTCGATTTGACTGGTGATCTTTTTAAAGCTCTTGAAGATCAGAGGGATCTCATCACGGATCTTAACACTTCAGCCAGTTTACCACCGAGCAGATGTCAAGCCTTTAAGGACGGGATGAAGCAAGGAATTATTAGTCCAAGTGATATTGAAGTTACATTTGAGAATTTTCCTTACTACCTCAG CGAGAATACAAAGAATGTGCTCTTGTCATGTTCATTCCTACACTTGGAAAAGAAGGAGTTTATTAAACAGTTTTCCGAGATTTCATCAATAAACCAGCGAATTTTATTATCTGGTCCAGCAG GTTCTGAGATTTATCAGGAAACATTGATAAAGGCACTTGCCAAACATTTCGGTGCTAGACTACTTGTTGTCGATTCACTCCTGTTGCCTGGG GTGCCTTCAAAGGACCCAGAAACCCAGAAAGATGTTGTCAAGACTGATAAATCAGGGGACAGGGCGTTCGTAGAGAAATTGACAATTCTTCATAAGCACCGTCCTTCCTTGGCAGACACCATGCACTTTAGGAGACCTGTTGCACCAGCTTCCAGTGTGAACGCTGATATTGTGGGCACATCCACTCTACATTCTGCTGCAACTTTGCCCAAACAAGAATCCTCAACAGCTACGTCGAAGGGCTATACTTTTAGAGAAG GGGAGAGGGTGAGGTACGTGGGTCCAGCTCAGCCACCTGCAGCAATTCCTAG GGGCCCCAGCTATGGTTATCGAGGCAGAGTGATGCTTGCTTTTGAAGAAAATGGATCATCTAAGATTGGAGTCCGATTTGATAAGCAGATCCCTGATGGTAATGATCTTGGTGGTTTGTGCGAGGAAGATCATGGCTTCTTCTGCTCTG CTGAATTACTTCGCCCAGACTGTTCTGGTGGCGAAGAAGTTGAGAGGCTAGCTATGACCGAATTAATTGAG GTCATCTCAGAAGAAAGCAAAAACAGCTCTCTGATAGTGTTACTAAAGGATATCGAGAAATCATTTACTGGAATTACAGAATCATTTTCATCTTTAAAGAGCAAACTTGAATTGCTTCCACCTGGCGTTCTTATCATAGGATCACACACCCAGATGGACAGCCGTAAAGAGAAG GCACATCCTGGAGGATTTCTTTTTACAAAGTTCGCTAGTAGCAGCCAGACGCTATTTGACCTTTTCCCG GATAGCTTTGGTAGCCGGTTGCACGAAAGGAACAAAGAAAGCCCGAAAGCAATGAAACATCTAAATAAACTTTTTCCTAACAAAATTTCTATCCAGCTTCCACAG GATGAAGCACTGCTAACCAGTTGGAAGCAACAATTGGATCTTGACGTTGAAACCCTTAAAGCAAAATCCAACATCAGTAGCATTCGTACG TTTCTGAGTCGCAGTGCAATCGAATGCAATGACCTTGAAGAATTATTCATCAAAGATCAGTCGCTTACTAATGAAA GTGTTGACAAGATTGTCGGCTATGCTGTCAGTTATCATCTTAAGAACAATGAAGTCGAAACCTCCAAGGATGGTAAACTTGTTCTCACGAGCGAAAG CCTTAAGCATGGGCTCGACATGCTGCAGAGCATGCATAGTGATAATAAGAGCTCAAAAAAATCGTTGAAG GATGTTGCCACAGAGAATGAGTTTGAGAAAAGGCTTTTGGCAGATGTTATACCACCGAATGATATTGGAGTCACCTTTGATGATATTGGAGCCTTGGAAAATGTGAAGGAAACATTGAAGGAATTGGTGATGCTCCCACTCCAGAGGCCTGAATTGTTCTGCAAAGGGCAGTtaacaaag CCTTGCAAGGGAATATTGCTTTTTGGGCCTCCTGGCACTGGGAAAACGATGCTTGCTAAAGCGGTAGCAACCGAAGCAGGTGCTAACTTCATCAACATATCAATGTCAAGCATTACATCGAAG TGGTTTGGCGAAGGAGAGAAATATGTAAAGGCTGTATTTTCGTTAGCAAGTAAAATATCTCCCAGTGTTATTTTTATCGATGAG GTTGACAGTATGTTAGGAAGGAGAGAAAATCCAGGGGAACATGAAGCCATGCGCAAGATGAAAAATGAATTTATGGTAAATTGGGATGGGTTGCGCACTAAAGATAAGGAGCGGGTACTGGTTCTTGGTGCCACAAATAGACCTTTTGACCTGGATGAGGCTGTCATTAGGAGGTTCCCCCGCAG GCTAATGGTAAACTTGCCTGACGCAACAAATAGAGAGAAAATTTTGAAAGTAATTTTAGCAAAAGAAGAGTTGGGACAAGATACTGATCTGGATTCACTTGCCAATATGACTGATGGATATTCAGGAAGTGACCTGAAG AATCTATGTGTAACTGCGGCGCACTTCCCCATTCGAGAAATCCTAGAGAAGGAAAAGAAG GAGAAGAATGTAGCAAAAGCAGAAGGCAGGCCTGAGCCTGCATTGCACGGAAGCGAGGACGTCCGTCCTCTTAGTTTAGATGACTTCAAATCTGCCCATGAGCAG GTTTGTGCGAGTGTGTCATCTGATTCGGCAAACATGAATGAGCTCGTTCAATGGAACGAGCTCTATGGTGAAGGCGGTTCGAGGAAGAAGAAAGCACTGAGCTACTTCATGTGA
- the LOC127294490 gene encoding uncharacterized protein, which yields MDGIEGLLARDFGVRRQGKDAPMAAARGAGSAWPNPRSTPAPSYDGFFAAPGPAPPPSASASDPSLDSIFDSFKGTSSSTSTSTKPAFDDDFFNPTSGLRPSNSTSSTARYDAEDVFGTGAGPAFDDVFTASSNRSAPPSYDDFLGGFGEKPQAQQTKRSAVVEDDDLLAGFGMKPAGEKKKPVMEEEAPCDDLIPGFPRSSPPKSRNTNDDNTKKQSVSTSKSTASMVDDPFVVLEGESASGSTYPSPGGFTDPLEDLNKPVKTEGKNFDSTADDDNLFEESSTFDQVPKSYPSFTSESNGDTNLQSKSRDSRPVQSSAKRNPGSRSSLEDFENGMHKSQSARYSDIHVDDSSERYSGNGMGDQSPISTESEDDIWLTVSEIPLFTRPTSAPPPSRSPPLLRQKPRAAKANGKNDESAQQSGQKRNHYKYSPEQADISSIDESEGVAMGKPQRPVHYDTNAFEEDEEYGTNSSAREERESQERLEQAQEMRLREEQRRREKERELEQEREKQAVERATKEARERAAAEARAKAERDARQRSQRAAVQRAHQEARERAAAEAKDRVARAAAEEREKATAEAKERERAAARERAAAEAKERERTAARERATAERAATERVQQEARKRAERAAVERAAAEARQRHAAAAAAVAAKEKQSTPDDLDSFFSNSAPKQRTPTAESMFDPQPQGTGTVNGSQRPASTSASTRKANTPSATNMFGNGLSDLFEFEPRSSSDVFQDVEGESEERRRARLERHQRTRERAAKALAEKNERDMQVQREQAERDRIGDSLDFEIKRWAAGKEGNLRALLSTLQYILWPECGWQAVSLTDLITGAAVKKQYRRATLCIHPDKVQQKGATLQQKYIAEKVFDMLKEAWNKFNSEELF from the exons ATGGacggcatcgaggggctcctgGCGCGGGACTTCGGCGTGCGCCGTCAGGGCAAGGACGCGCCCATGGCCGCCGCCCGTGGCGCTGGATCCGCCTGGCCCAACCCCAGATCCACCCCCGCCCCGTCCTACGACGGCTTCTTCGCCGCGCCCGGACCCGCACCGCcaccctccgcctccgcctctgaTCCCTCCCTCGACTCGATCTTCGACTCCTTCAAgggcacctcctcctccacctcgacgTCGACCAAGCCGGCCTTCGACGACGACTTCTTCAACCCCACCAGCGGACTCAGGCCCTCCAACTCCACCTCCTCTACCGCGCGCTACGACGCTGAAGACGTGTTCGGGACGGGGGCGGGCCCCGCGTTCGATGACGTGTTCACGGCCAGCAGCAACCGCTCGGCGCCGCCTTCCTACGACGACTTCCTCGGCGGGTTCGGCGAGAAGCCGCAAGCGCAGCAGACGAAGAGGTCGGCGGTGGTCGAGGACGACGACCTGCTGGCGGGCTTCGGAATGAAGCCGGCCGGGGAGAAGAAGAAGCCAGTGATGGAAGAGGAGGCCCCGTGCGATGATCTGATCCCTGGGTTCCCCAGAAGCAGCCCGCCAAAGAGTAG GAACACTAATGATgataacaccaagaagcaatcagTTTCAACTTCAAAATCAACAGCCAGCATGGTTGATGATCCATTTGTTGTTCTAGAAGGAGAGTCTGCTTCAGGCTCCACATATCCATCCCCGGGCGGTTTCACAGATCCATTGGAAGATCTAAATAAGCCTGTAAAGACTGAAGGAAAGAATTTTGATAGTACTGCTGATGATGATAATCTATTTGAGGAGTCCAGTACTTTTGACCAGGTCCCAAAATCATATCCTTCGTTCACCTCTGAAAGCAATGGTGATACCAATCTACAAAGCAAATCCCGAGACTCGAGGCCTGTGCAAAGCTCAGCGAAGAGGAATCCTGGAAGCAGATCTTCATTGGAGGACTTCGAAAACGGCATGCACAAATCGCAGTCTGCAAGGTACTCTGATATTCATGTTGATGACAGTTCAGAGAGATACAGTGGCAATGGTATGGGTGACCAGTCACCGATATCTACTGAATCTGAAGACGATATATGGCTTACGGTTTCTGAGATCCCCCTCTTCACACGGCCAACTAGTGCTCCTCCACCTTCCAGATCACCTCCTCTTCTTAGACAAAAACctcgggctgcaaaagcaaatggAAAGAATGATGAGTCTGCGCAGCAGTCTGGCCAGAAgcgcaaccactacaaatattcgCCAGAGCAAGCAGATATTTCTTCAATAGATGAATCAGAGGGTGTTGCCATGGGCAAGCCACAAAGGCCTGTTCATTATGACACCAATGCTTTTGAAGAGGACGAAGAGTATGGTACAAATTCTTCAGCTCGTGAAGAGAGAGAAAGCCAGGAAAGGTTGGAACAAGCACAAGAAATGAGACTAAGGGAGGAACAGAGAAGACGTGAAAAGGAGAGGGAATTGGAACAGGAGAGAGAGAAACAAGCTGTTGAGAGGGCTACAAAGGAGGCACGGGAGAGAGCAGCTGCTGAAGCTCGTGCAAAAGCTGAAAGGGATGCCCGTCAACGCTCACAGCGTGCTGCTGTGCAGAGGGCTCATCAGGAAGCCCGTGAGAGGGCTGCAGCTGAGGCTAAAGACAGAGTTGCAAGGGCCGCTGCAGAAGAAAGGGAGAAGGCTACTGCTGAAGCCAAGGAAAGGGAGCGAGCTGCGGCTAGGGAGAGGGCAGCTGCTGAAGCCAAGGAAAGGGAGAGGACTGCTGCTAGGGAGAGGGCTACAGCAGAAAGAGCTGCGACAGAGAGAGTTCAGCAAGAAGCAAGGAAGCGAGCTGAGCGAGCTGCAGTAGAAAGAGCTGCTGCCGAGGCTCGACAAAGGCATGCAGCAGCAGCTGCTGCTGTGGCTGCAAAAGAAAAACAGAGTACACCAGATGACCTCGACTCTTTCTTCAGTAATAGTGCACCAAAGCAGAGGACACCAACAGCG GAATCAATGTTTGATCCTCAACCACAAGGTACAGGAACAGTTAATGGATCACAGAGACCAGCTTCTACCTCAGCATCTACGAGAAAAGCAAACACACCATCAGCCACAAATATGTTTGGCAATGGTCTATCTGACCTATTTGAATTTGAAC CACGTTCATCATCTGACGTATTTCAAGATGTTGAGGGAGAGAGTGAAGAAAGAAGACGTGCTAGATTAGAACGTCACCAGAGGACCCGTGAACGAGCG GCGAAAGCTTTGGCAGAGAAGAATGAACGAGATATGCAGGTTCAGAGGGAACAAGCAGAAAGAGAT AGGATTGGTGACTCGTTAGACTTTGAAATTAAGAGGTGGGCCGCTGGAAAAGAGGGCAACTTACGTGCTTTATTATCAACTCTGCAATAT ATACTTTGGCCAGAATGTGGGTGGCAAGCTGTCTCCTTGACAGATTTGATTACTGGTGCTGCTGTTAAAAAGCAGTACAGAAGGGCGACCTTATGCATCCATCCTGATAAGGTGCAACAGAAGGGTGCAACTCTTCAGCAGAAATATATCGCTGAGAAGGTCTTTGATATGCTTAAG GAGGCATGGAACAAATTTAATTCTGAAGAGCTCTTCTAA